The genomic region CGGTTCCTCGCCATCGGTGACCGTTTGCTCCACCGCGGGCTCGTCGACCATCAATCGCTGAACGGGTGGTTCCTGGGGCGGAGTCTCGGTCGACTCACTCTCCTTGGAGTCCACCGCCGGAAATTCCTCGGCTCCCTCTTCCGCGGACATCGCGGTCGTCTCCGCGGTTCCGGGTTCGGCAGCCAGGGGGAAAGGCGGCAGCGGAGGCAGCGGCGGCAGCCAGAAGTTCCACTGGTCGATGCCGAGCTGGATGAAGGAGTTGATGGTGTCGATGGCGACGTTGATGAGGCCCTGACCGAAGCTGATGTTCCCGTCGAGCCAGTAAGCGACGTTGTAGGCGATGCTGCGGGTGATCCGCTCGCCGAAGAAGTAGAAGATCATGATCTGGCCGGACAGCCAGCCGACGTAGGGCACCCAGCCGACCGCGTAGGTGGCGAGCTCGAATCCGTACTGCACCCACGGCTCGATGGCGTTGTAGGTGTTGATGATCGCGCTGCCGATCGAGGTACCGCCGACGACCGGCGGGAAGTCCGGCTGCGGGATCGGCTGGCCCGCGCTGGGCGGAATGACGATGCGCTCGAACCAGTCGACGAGAAGGTTGGGAAGCGCCGTCGGCTGCGCGGCTTGTTCGACGGCGGCGGTGAGCTGAACGGGCGTCGAGAGAACCCGCACGGATGCCGTCGGCGTGGCCGCCGGTCCGGATCGCCGGTCGGACTGGGGAGGCAGCACCGCAACCGCGACGGCCGTCGCCATCGCGACGCCGACCACCAGGCACGAGCGGATGCGGTTACCCATGACAATGCACCTCCGGTAGCCGCGTCTCGGCCGTGTCCGCAAACGTACTCGCAGGTCAGGCGTCGCGGTGCGATTTACTCGACCGATCGATGAACGGGCTCGCACAGGCCAGGCCTGCTGGGACTAGGGTGACGCGTATGGCAGGCGCATGGCGCGCGCAGTTCGTTTCAGGATGTGAGACGCGCGGATGAATCCGGAGTACCTCGGGGTTACACGGGAGTGGCTCTGAACCCCCGGCGCGACGCCGACCTGCCCAGCCCGGTGGTCCCACGGAAAGCTCCGGCGGGGTCCCCTTCCGGGCTGCGGCGCGTGCTGCGCCGAGCGCGCGACGGGGTCGCCCTCAACGTCGAGGAAGCCGCGCTCGCGATGACGGCCCGCGGCGACGACCTCGCCGACCTGTGTGCCAGCGCGGCGCGGGTCCGCGACGCGGGTCTGCAGGCCGCCGGGCGCCGCGGGGCCGCCGGCCGATTGCCGATCAGCTATTCGCGAAAGGTGTTCATCCCCGTCACGCACCTGTGCCGCGACAAGTGCCACTACTGCACGTTCGTCACCGTTCCCGGGCGGCTGCGCGCCGAGGGTCGCGGCATGTACCTCGAGCCCGACGAGATACTCGACGTCGCACGCCGAGGCGCCGAAATGGGTTGCAAGGAAGCCTTGTTCACGCTCGGTGACCGGCCCGAGGCCCGCTGGGACGAGGCGCGGCAGTGGCTCGACGAGCGCGGCTACGACTCGACGCTTGACTACGTGCGGGCCATGGCCATCCGCGTGCTCGAGGAGACGGGTCTGCTGCCGCACCTGAATCCGGGTGTGATGAGCTGGTCGGAGCTGTCGCGGCTCAAGCCGGTCGCACCGTCGATGGGCATGATGCTCGAGACCACGTCGCGGCGGCTGTTCGAGACCAGGGGACTGGTGCACCACGGCAGCCCGGACAAGGATCCGGCGGTCCGGCTGCGCACCCTGGCCGACGCGGGCCGGCTGTCGATCCCGTTCACCACCGGCCTGCTGGTCGGGATCGGCGAGACGCTGCCCGAACGCGCCGAGACCATCCACGCGATCCGCCGGTCACACAAGGAGTTCGGGCATGTCCAGGAAGTGATCGTGCAGAACTTTCGCGCCAAGGATCACACCGCGATGGCCGCGACGCCGGATGCGGGCTTCGAGGACTTCCTGGCGACGGTGGCGGTCACCCGGCTGGTGATGGGGCCGAAGATGCGGATCCAGGCGCCGCCGAACCTGGTCTCACGCTCCGAATGTCTCGCCCTGATCGGCGCGGGCGTCGACGACTGGGGTGGCGTCTCGCCGCTGACGCCCGACCACGTCAACCCCGAGCGGCCGTGGCCCGCCCTCGACGAGTTGTCGGCGGTCACCGCCGAGGCCGGCTACGACCTGGTCCAACGACTGACGGCGCAGCCACAGTACGTGCAGGCGGGAGCGGCCTGGATCGATCCGCGGGTGCGCGGCCACGTCGACGCGCTGGCCGACCCCGACACCGGATACGCGGTCGACGTCAACCCCGTGGGCCGGCCGTGGCAGGAGCCGGATGAAGCGTGGGAGTCGTTGGGGCGCACTGACTTACATTCGGCGATCGACGCAGAGGGTCGGCTGACCGAGACCCGCAGCGACCTCGGCAGCGCCTTCGGCGACTGGGAGTCGATCCGCGAGAAGGTCGGTGAGTTGGCGGCACGGGCACCCGAACGCGTCGACACCGATGTGCTGGCGGCGTTGCGCGCGGCCGAAGCCGACCCGGCGGGGCTGACCGACGACGAGTACCTGGCGCTGGCCGCTGCCGACGGGCCGGCGCTGGACGCCGTTGCCGCGCTGGCCGACTCGTTGCGCCGCGATACCGTCGGCGATGACGTCACCTACGTGGTCAACCGCAACATCAACTTCACCAACATCTGCTACACCGGCTGCCGGTTCTGTGCGTTCGCGCAACGCAAGGGTGACGCGGACGCCTATTCGCTGTCGGTCGACGACGTCGCCGACCGGGCGTGGGAGGCGCACGTGTCGGGGGCGACCGAGGTGTGCATGCAGGGCGGCATCGATCCCGAACTGCCCGTCACCGGCTACGCCGACCTGGTTCGGGCGGTCAAGGCCCGCGTGCCGTCGATGCACGTGCACGCCTTCTCGCCGATGGAGATCGCCAACGGTGTCACCCGCAGCGGCCTGTCGATCCGCGAGTGGCTGATCAGCCTGCGTGAAGCCGGGCTGGACTCCATCCCCGGCACCGCAGCGGAGATCCTCGACGACGAGGTGCGTTGGGTGCTGACCAAGGGCAAGCTGCCCACGTCGATGTGGATCGACGTGGTGACGACCGCGCACGACGTCGGCCTGCGGTCGAGCTCGACGATGATGTACGGGCATGTCGACCACCCGCGCCACTGGGTCGGCCATCTGCGGGTGCTGCGCGAGATCCAAGACCGCACAGGCGGATTCACTGAGTTCGTGCCGCTGCCGTTCGTGCATCAGAGCTCGCCGCTGTACCTGGCCGGGGGCGCCAGGCCCGGCCCGACGCACCGCGACAACCGCGCCGTGCATGCCCTCGCGCGCATCATGCTGCACGACAGGATCGCCAACATCCAGACCAGCTGGGTCAAGCTCGGCGTCGAGCGCACCCAGGTGATGCTCAACGGCGGCGCCAACGACCTCGGCGGCACGCTGATGGAGGAGACCATCTCGCGGATGGCCGGCTCGGAGAACGGCTCGGCCAAGAGCGTCGAGGAACTGACGGCGATCGCCGAGGGCATCGGCCGCCCGGCGCGCCAGCGCTCCACGACCTACGCGCCGCTGGCCGCCTAGCCCCCTCTTGCGCGAGCGTGCGAGTTTGCAGACGACACGCGCGATTCATGCAGCACTTTGCGCACGGTCGTCGCATCCGGCAGCGTGTCGGCCGGAGTCTGGAACGGAAGTGACTGCATGGCTCCGCCGGCTGAGGAGGCTGAGTGGGCGCCGGGATCGGGCGGGCGGTTCCGTTGCCACAGACCGGGGCCACTTTGTGGCGGCCGCCGCCATCACCGCCGCCAACGGGTGTGCTTCTGCGCCCACGCCTCCTCCGATGTCGGCGGGATAGCCCCTGTCGACACCTGTCGCACGCTCGGACCGGTTGAAGGTGCGGGAACTGCTGATTTCGAGCGGCGTGTCGTGTACAGACGCGCACGCTCGCGCAAGAGGGGGTTGCACGCTCGCGCGCAGGGGTGTCCCTGGTGGTGCTGTATGTGCGACGTTTAGTATCTGTAACCACGCGCCACCCTTAACCGGGCGGCGTGGAGTTAGGGCACACTGAGACGGCCGTCCAGGTATCGACAACGGATACTGGCCGACGGGCTCAGCGGCCCTGCCGGACGGCAGCCCACCGGACAGGAGATAAGGGAGACCTTGTGACGTACACGATTGCCGAACCCTGCGTCGACATCAAAGACAAGGCGTGTATCGAAGAGTGCCCTGTCGACTGCATCTA from Mycobacterium sp. IDR2000157661 harbors:
- a CDS encoding bifunctional FO biosynthesis protein CofGH, which produces MALNPRRDADLPSPVVPRKAPAGSPSGLRRVLRRARDGVALNVEEAALAMTARGDDLADLCASAARVRDAGLQAAGRRGAAGRLPISYSRKVFIPVTHLCRDKCHYCTFVTVPGRLRAEGRGMYLEPDEILDVARRGAEMGCKEALFTLGDRPEARWDEARQWLDERGYDSTLDYVRAMAIRVLEETGLLPHLNPGVMSWSELSRLKPVAPSMGMMLETTSRRLFETRGLVHHGSPDKDPAVRLRTLADAGRLSIPFTTGLLVGIGETLPERAETIHAIRRSHKEFGHVQEVIVQNFRAKDHTAMAATPDAGFEDFLATVAVTRLVMGPKMRIQAPPNLVSRSECLALIGAGVDDWGGVSPLTPDHVNPERPWPALDELSAVTAEAGYDLVQRLTAQPQYVQAGAAWIDPRVRGHVDALADPDTGYAVDVNPVGRPWQEPDEAWESLGRTDLHSAIDAEGRLTETRSDLGSAFGDWESIREKVGELAARAPERVDTDVLAALRAAEADPAGLTDDEYLALAAADGPALDAVAALADSLRRDTVGDDVTYVVNRNINFTNICYTGCRFCAFAQRKGDADAYSLSVDDVADRAWEAHVSGATEVCMQGGIDPELPVTGYADLVRAVKARVPSMHVHAFSPMEIANGVTRSGLSIREWLISLREAGLDSIPGTAAEILDDEVRWVLTKGKLPTSMWIDVVTTAHDVGLRSSSTMMYGHVDHPRHWVGHLRVLREIQDRTGGFTEFVPLPFVHQSSPLYLAGGARPGPTHRDNRAVHALARIMLHDRIANIQTSWVKLGVERTQVMLNGGANDLGGTLMEETISRMAGSENGSAKSVEELTAIAEGIGRPARQRSTTYAPLAA